A portion of the Marinobacter alexandrii genome contains these proteins:
- a CDS encoding ABC transporter permease: MNTSHSNPPKLLLRFFKWFCDPRLHKYLEGDLLELYEYNIEKQGLKKAKWKFSWEVFKLFRPGIIKSFEGTQRLNNYGMIKNYYKVSMRSILRNKTFSFLNISGLSVGIASCILILIYVNNELSYDTYNSNYENTYRVIHYYGEQGAEPNFSSLPTNEYQVWGNAPAAPSMQSFFPEVHQVFRFTSDSPWLISYNGITFSETGILFADSTAFDVFDWKMLAGDPKTALVRPNTVVLTKELAKKYFGDENPVGKTIIMDTEDPFEVTGVVEVPSNSHFFFNGLISMSTFKNRRPGIFDSWGYVDFYTYFTLKPGASIDILKQKVPEFLEANYTDDQNYYIDFEPLSDAYLHSEAGRQPGAIGSIGNIYIFTSVAIFILLIACINFMNLSTARSVERAKEVAIRKTIGSQRSALIYQFLVEAIIITLIASLFAAVLVFAGHSLLETISGKTLPINWLFSIQNVLLGLAAVLFIGVVAGSYPAFVLSTFRPITVLKGSFKASSSGIWLRKSLVVLQFSLSIILLAGAAVVSSQLDFLQKYNMGFDSDQMLVVDFGYDGLVQQKREYIKQRFNNHKDVEMASVSRAAPGDFFPNAGTGITDPISGEIVYKGPAIYEVDEDFIPTYKMNIVAGRNFSDDFPLDSANALILNESAAKLYGYSNPEDIIGKSFEQWGREGKVVGVVKDFNYVSLHEEVEPLSLRFGTRYNVSVFSLKINSQDFSKTLAELESIWQEIIPHRPFDTRFVDQNFNAQYESDERFGMIFSIFSGLAIFVACLGLFGLTIYSTAQRNKEIGVRKVLGATTTRIVALLSKDFLTLFIISLIISIPLSWYVMNSWLDGFAYRISLGFEIFATSALITLLVAFITMSFKTVSAALSNPIDSLRDE, encoded by the coding sequence ATGAACACATCACATTCAAATCCGCCAAAACTATTACTACGGTTTTTTAAATGGTTCTGCGATCCTCGACTTCACAAATATCTAGAAGGAGATCTATTAGAACTATATGAATATAACATTGAAAAACAAGGACTAAAAAAAGCCAAATGGAAGTTTAGTTGGGAAGTATTCAAGCTATTTCGTCCTGGCATTATCAAATCATTCGAAGGAACTCAAAGACTAAATAATTACGGTATGATCAAGAACTATTACAAAGTAAGTATGCGAAGCATACTCCGAAATAAGACATTCTCATTCTTAAATATCTCAGGACTCAGTGTAGGCATTGCCAGCTGTATTTTAATCCTCATTTACGTAAATAATGAGCTATCGTACGATACGTACAATAGTAACTATGAAAATACCTATCGCGTCATTCATTACTACGGTGAACAAGGTGCTGAACCTAATTTTTCTTCTCTTCCTACAAATGAATATCAGGTATGGGGGAATGCTCCAGCCGCTCCTAGTATGCAATCGTTCTTCCCTGAGGTACATCAAGTTTTCAGGTTTACCAGTGATTCTCCTTGGTTAATTTCTTATAATGGGATCACTTTTTCTGAAACAGGTATCTTATTTGCAGATTCGACTGCTTTTGATGTCTTCGACTGGAAGATGCTGGCGGGCGATCCAAAAACTGCGCTTGTGAGACCAAACACGGTAGTGCTTACCAAAGAGCTAGCTAAAAAATATTTTGGAGATGAAAATCCAGTGGGGAAGACAATCATAATGGACACTGAAGACCCCTTTGAAGTAACGGGCGTAGTGGAGGTTCCTTCGAATTCACACTTCTTCTTTAATGGGTTAATATCTATGAGCACATTTAAAAACAGAAGACCCGGAATATTTGATAGCTGGGGATATGTGGATTTCTATACGTATTTCACACTAAAGCCAGGAGCTAGTATTGACATACTAAAACAAAAAGTTCCAGAATTCCTTGAGGCTAACTATACCGATGATCAAAATTACTACATTGATTTTGAACCGCTATCTGATGCGTATCTACATTCAGAGGCAGGTCGTCAGCCGGGAGCTATTGGTAGCATTGGCAACATCTATATTTTCACGTCTGTTGCAATCTTCATATTACTGATCGCTTGCATCAATTTTATGAATCTTTCTACTGCCAGATCAGTGGAACGCGCTAAGGAAGTGGCTATTCGGAAAACCATAGGATCACAACGTAGCGCATTGATTTATCAATTTTTAGTCGAGGCTATTATAATCACATTAATTGCCTCTCTGTTTGCAGCAGTGCTTGTTTTCGCCGGGCATTCTCTGTTGGAGACCATTTCTGGAAAGACGTTACCAATTAACTGGTTGTTTTCCATTCAAAACGTCCTTTTAGGACTTGCAGCCGTCTTGTTTATTGGAGTTGTTGCAGGAAGCTATCCCGCATTTGTTCTTTCTACATTCAGGCCCATAACAGTGCTAAAAGGGTCATTCAAGGCCTCTTCCAGCGGCATCTGGCTAAGAAAGTCCTTGGTTGTACTACAGTTTTCTCTATCTATTATTCTACTAGCTGGAGCAGCTGTTGTTTCATCCCAACTGGACTTTCTCCAAAAATACAATATGGGTTTCGATTCAGATCAGATGCTTGTAGTGGACTTTGGTTATGATGGTTTAGTACAGCAGAAAAGAGAATACATCAAGCAGCGGTTTAATAATCATAAAGATGTGGAAATGGCATCTGTGTCACGTGCAGCACCTGGAGATTTTTTTCCCAACGCAGGTACGGGAATTACCGATCCTATCTCTGGGGAGATCGTATACAAGGGTCCCGCGATTTACGAAGTAGATGAAGATTTTATTCCTACCTACAAAATGAATATAGTAGCTGGAAGAAATTTCTCCGATGACTTCCCACTGGATTCTGCAAATGCCTTAATCCTCAACGAGTCTGCAGCTAAGTTATATGGCTACTCTAATCCGGAAGACATCATCGGCAAATCTTTTGAACAATGGGGAAGAGAAGGAAAAGTCGTTGGAGTCGTGAAAGATTTCAATTACGTGTCTTTGCACGAAGAGGTAGAGCCACTCTCTCTTCGCTTTGGTACCCGGTATAATGTGTCTGTCTTTTCATTGAAAATCAACAGTCAAGACTTTTCTAAAACGCTTGCAGAATTAGAAAGTATATGGCAAGAGATCATCCCTCATAGACCCTTTGATACTCGTTTTGTTGATCAAAATTTTAACGCACAATATGAATCTGACGAACGATTCGGAATGATTTTTTCCATTTTTTCTGGGCTGGCCATTTTTGTTGCTTGCTTAGGTCTTTTTGGATTAACCATTTACAGTACAGCACAAAGAAACAAAGAGATTGGTGTGAGAAAAGTGCTGGGTGCTACCACTACTCGAATTGTAGCCCTTCTTTCAAAAGACTTCCTTACTCTTTTCATCATCTCTTTAATCATTTCAATACCACTATCGTGGTATGTCATGAACAGTTGGCTAGATGGATTCGCTTATCGGATTTCATTGGGCTTTGAAATCTTTGCAACTTCAGCGCTGATAACCTTACTGGTTGCTTTTATTACCATGAGCTTCAAGACAGTGAGTGCAGCGCTATCAAATCCTATTGATTCTTTGAGAGATGAGTAA
- a CDS encoding helix-turn-helix transcriptional regulator codes for MKNKGLGEFEELVLLAVCILEDSAYGISVKKEVEKHSGRSILLGAVHITLYRLQDKGFLKSELGGNTEKRGDRRKRLFQITQAGMKQLKASQEVRQKMWQFIPQLKPST; via the coding sequence ATGAAAAATAAAGGACTCGGAGAATTTGAAGAATTGGTATTACTCGCGGTTTGCATCTTAGAAGATTCGGCTTATGGTATATCAGTAAAAAAGGAAGTTGAAAAACACTCAGGAAGGTCTATACTTCTTGGTGCCGTTCACATCACCTTGTATCGCTTACAAGACAAAGGTTTTCTAAAATCAGAATTGGGCGGCAATACAGAGAAACGAGGAGACCGTAGAAAACGACTTTTTCAAATCACACAAGCTGGCATGAAACAGCTTAAAGCATCTCAAGAAGTACGACAAAAAATGTGGCAATTTATTCCACAACTAAAACCAAGTACTTAA
- a CDS encoding FtsX-like permease family protein, with protein sequence MKQRENKSLRFANWVFSKFIGQSYLEEFLGDLQEIHEDRLEYKSRFYSSFMYWIDAFHLMFGFSSIRFFKTQNNTTMLKSYFKIAYRNMLKYKFYSAINVIGLSIGISMSLLIAVHVFNELGYETSYPKHKLIYRLASTNWAKKPPVMGTEFKEQMPEVKEVARLFSFGPSVLSHEKKEQLIERPFLGDPSMIEMFDLEFIEGTKDALDEPSTILLTESVANRLFKPGEKRLGEVVVFDDGWRQTVTGIIKDFPKNTHLKIDCISSSTGSFIAKNTDLSWAGVSVFALFESQVDVKKVEERLMDFHVQFYEGLAPEEQIRQEITESGEFLELHPIADIHLHSHREKEIEANSNVIFIYVFSALAVFILLVVIINFINLYVAQTLNRIKEIGLRKVMGAYRGQLIFQFLAEAFFLVLVSSFFAVGLAILSLPFYNELASIPITINELLSTRLLLMLGILILIVGSMAGGYPAFYLSRFGISEGLSSRGLKINSKLPLRTAMVAFQFLISICLLSATLIVSEQMNFIEAKDMGFAKKEIIAIKLHRKLREEAILSREKIRAELTKHANVEQVSFSSHLIGSRFSVEPSYLKSRPEDQLSSRVLVADPMFLETMGIEVVKGGLQTKEFVGRKFFLNETAVSLLQRENILGETVYNTWQEKEGEAVGIVKDFHFASLHNQVDPLIIQLSIDDTNALEYMLIRVKSKDLASTISTIEKTLLQIAPETLIVPQLVNEHMDLSYRAENSMFSIFKMFSSIIIGLACIGLFALFAFVVQARTKEMGIRKTLGATMTQLLLIMSKSYLGILVTIAIIAAPVVRYFSNDWLDSFAFRTTVNWWYYVLPGILVLTLAALAIVVQSWKVAKANPIESLKSE encoded by the coding sequence ATGAAGCAAAGAGAAAACAAGAGCCTTCGATTTGCTAATTGGGTATTCTCAAAGTTTATTGGCCAATCCTATCTGGAAGAATTCCTTGGGGATCTTCAGGAAATCCATGAAGATAGGCTTGAATACAAGAGTAGGTTTTACTCCTCATTCATGTATTGGATAGATGCTTTTCACTTAATGTTCGGCTTCTCTTCCATCCGTTTTTTCAAAACTCAAAACAATACGACTATGCTAAAAAGCTATTTTAAAATCGCTTATCGAAATATGCTGAAGTACAAGTTTTACTCAGCAATTAATGTAATCGGACTTTCTATTGGGATATCCATGAGCTTACTTATTGCCGTTCATGTCTTCAATGAACTTGGCTATGAAACTTCATACCCCAAACATAAACTGATCTATCGCCTCGCTTCCACCAACTGGGCTAAAAAACCCCCGGTTATGGGAACTGAATTCAAAGAACAAATGCCCGAGGTAAAAGAAGTCGCCCGACTCTTTTCCTTTGGTCCAAGTGTGTTATCACATGAAAAAAAAGAACAGCTCATAGAGCGCCCATTTCTTGGCGACCCATCTATGATAGAAATGTTCGACCTGGAGTTTATTGAAGGGACGAAAGATGCTCTCGATGAACCCTCCACCATCCTATTGACAGAATCCGTAGCAAATCGCCTTTTTAAACCAGGAGAAAAACGGTTGGGTGAAGTGGTTGTTTTCGATGATGGCTGGAGACAAACTGTAACGGGAATCATTAAGGATTTTCCCAAAAACACACACCTTAAAATAGATTGTATATCCTCTTCCACAGGATCATTTATTGCTAAAAACACCGATCTTAGCTGGGCTGGTGTATCCGTTTTTGCACTTTTTGAGTCTCAAGTGGATGTTAAGAAAGTAGAGGAAAGACTCATGGATTTTCATGTCCAATTCTATGAGGGGTTAGCTCCAGAAGAACAGATCAGACAAGAAATAACCGAATCAGGTGAGTTCCTTGAATTACATCCTATTGCTGACATCCATCTCCATTCTCACAGAGAAAAAGAGATTGAAGCGAACAGCAATGTTATATTTATTTATGTGTTTTCAGCCCTTGCAGTGTTTATTTTATTGGTTGTCATTATCAACTTTATCAATCTTTATGTAGCCCAAACCTTGAACAGAATCAAAGAAATTGGTTTAAGAAAAGTCATGGGTGCCTACAGGGGTCAGCTCATTTTTCAATTTCTCGCAGAAGCCTTTTTCCTCGTATTGGTAAGCAGCTTTTTTGCGGTTGGTCTTGCCATTTTATCCCTTCCTTTTTACAATGAATTAGCCAGTATTCCAATCACCATAAATGAGTTATTATCTACTCGATTGCTTCTCATGCTAGGTATATTGATTTTAATTGTCGGATCTATGGCAGGAGGTTACCCCGCTTTCTATCTATCGCGATTTGGCATCAGCGAAGGATTAAGTAGCAGAGGATTAAAAATCAACAGTAAACTCCCATTGCGGACAGCTATGGTTGCTTTTCAGTTTCTCATTTCTATTTGCTTACTCTCAGCCACACTCATTGTCAGTGAGCAAATGAATTTCATTGAAGCAAAAGACATGGGGTTTGCCAAAAAAGAAATCATAGCCATCAAGCTTCATAGAAAACTGAGAGAAGAGGCGATTCTTTCTCGCGAGAAAATAAGAGCTGAACTTACAAAGCATGCGAACGTTGAGCAAGTTTCATTTAGTTCTCACCTAATTGGTAGCCGTTTCAGCGTTGAACCGAGCTATCTTAAAAGCAGACCGGAAGATCAACTGTCTTCAAGAGTGTTAGTAGCGGACCCGATGTTTTTGGAGACAATGGGAATTGAAGTAGTAAAAGGAGGTTTGCAAACGAAGGAGTTTGTTGGTAGAAAATTCTTTTTAAATGAAACAGCTGTGAGCTTGCTTCAGCGAGAGAATATATTAGGGGAAACTGTATACAACACCTGGCAAGAAAAGGAAGGTGAAGCAGTTGGTATTGTTAAAGACTTCCATTTTGCTTCTTTGCACAATCAGGTGGACCCATTGATTATCCAGCTCTCAATTGATGATACTAATGCCCTTGAATATATGTTAATAAGGGTAAAATCGAAAGATCTAGCTTCGACTATTAGTACCATAGAGAAAACTCTTCTGCAAATAGCTCCTGAAACTCTGATAGTTCCCCAGTTGGTAAATGAGCATATGGACCTTTCTTATAGGGCAGAAAACAGTATGTTTTCCATTTTCAAGATGTTTTCCTCCATCATTATAGGCTTAGCCTGCATAGGGTTATTTGCTTTGTTTGCGTTTGTGGTACAGGCACGTACGAAAGAAATGGGTATCCGAAAAACATTAGGTGCCACTATGACCCAGTTGCTTCTAATCATGTCTAAAAGCTACTTAGGAATACTCGTCACTATCGCAATAATTGCCGCTCCAGTCGTTCGGTATTTTTCCAATGATTGGCTTGACAGTTTTGCGTTTAGGACGACAGTAAATTGGTGGTATTATGTGTTACCGGGAATACTCGTGTTAACTCTAGCAGCTTTGGCTATTGTCGTACAATCCTGGAAGGTGGCGAAGGCTAATCCAATTGAATCACTCAAAAGCGAATAA
- a CDS encoding Lacal_2735 family protein: MLRFLRKSKIESLQNKYDKLMKEAYVLSKANPQESLVKQKEAQEIHKQILLKSNSY; encoded by the coding sequence ATGCTCAGATTTTTAAGAAAATCTAAAATAGAGTCCCTTCAAAACAAGTATGATAAGTTGATGAAAGAAGCCTATGTACTGTCCAAAGCCAACCCTCAAGAGAGTTTAGTGAAGCAAAAGGAAGCTCAGGAAATACATAAGCAGATTCTTTTAAAATCGAATAGCTACTAG
- a CDS encoding Lacal_2735 family protein: MINLFKSSKVSSLQKKYDKLMKEAYDLSKSNPEESLRKQKQAQEVQREIIAKPL; this comes from the coding sequence ATGATCAATCTTTTCAAATCGTCAAAGGTAAGTTCGCTTCAGAAGAAGTATGATAAGCTCATGAAAGAAGCTTACGATTTATCCAAGTCAAATCCAGAAGAAAGTCTTCGGAAACAAAAACAGGCTCAAGAAGTGCAACGGGAAATTATCGCTAAGCCCCTTTAA
- a CDS encoding M48 family metalloprotease, which produces MKNYKSYFLFLLIIIMGITVSCDKNGDIVLFSINNDISLGQQVAGEIESMPDQFPILNRASNVEAYEYLENMMNSILASNSVTYRTEFPWKVNIIDDSETLNAFATPGGQIYVYTGLIFFLEKEDDLAGVMGHEIAHADQRHSSKQLQRQYGVSVLLSVITGGDPGLLSQIAASLGTLKFSRDAEAEADDFSVLYLADVNDYACNGAAAFFAKLLESNAAQQPEFLSTHPSPDNRVEDINAKAAEIGCDTTIGDDAVSDFDAFKQTLIN; this is translated from the coding sequence ATGAAAAACTATAAATCTTACTTTCTGTTTCTTCTAATCATTATTATGGGTATTACTGTCTCCTGTGATAAGAATGGAGACATAGTTTTATTTAGTATCAATAACGACATATCACTTGGTCAGCAGGTGGCTGGTGAAATAGAAAGCATGCCAGATCAATTTCCAATTTTGAATCGAGCTTCTAATGTCGAAGCGTATGAGTATTTGGAAAACATGATGAATTCAATTTTGGCATCTAATAGTGTTACGTATCGAACTGAGTTTCCTTGGAAAGTCAATATTATAGATGATTCAGAGACGCTTAACGCTTTTGCTACGCCCGGAGGTCAAATCTATGTGTATACTGGTTTGATTTTCTTTCTTGAAAAAGAGGATGATTTAGCTGGTGTAATGGGTCATGAGATTGCTCATGCTGATCAAAGGCATAGCTCAAAACAACTGCAAAGGCAATACGGTGTTAGTGTGCTATTGAGTGTAATTACAGGAGGAGATCCTGGACTTTTAAGTCAAATAGCTGCATCGCTAGGCACGTTAAAGTTTAGTCGGGATGCAGAAGCGGAAGCAGATGATTTCTCAGTACTTTATCTCGCAGATGTTAATGACTATGCCTGTAATGGAGCGGCCGCTTTTTTTGCAAAACTTCTAGAGAGTAATGCAGCTCAGCAACCTGAATTTTTAAGTACACACCCTAGCCCTGATAACCGAGTAGAAGATATCAATGCCAAAGCTGCTGAAATTGGATGCGACACCACTATTGGAGATGATGCAGTTTCCGATTTCGATGCATTTAAGCAGACGCTGATCAACTAA
- a CDS encoding helix-turn-helix transcriptional regulator, with amino-acid sequence MGKLNPINQPKLGQKLYDIRVEKGFTQLELREKSHVSVRTIQRIESGAVTPRTITIKILLEALGENVEDWFGSFNVNAENRFSIETFKNMLLISASEQEQKNALTPAWISGIIYLLIGIIEIGVNVHIESQGSSIPLLAVAVLVKVIIIVSFFLFTRGFLSLSILFENQLLKIASYISIATITFIYSAEIIITLTSPNYLDIIDTMGAFSVVPFGAIGIILGMGLIRLQDGMGRIAKVAGRLEIAYGIAYMTLIFSFIGLVLLPAVLIVEIVLLSKADQLVRKEEI; translated from the coding sequence ATGGGAAAACTCAATCCAATTAATCAACCAAAGCTTGGTCAAAAGCTTTATGACATCCGAGTTGAAAAAGGGTTTACTCAATTAGAATTGAGAGAGAAATCTCATGTAAGCGTTCGCACTATTCAGAGAATTGAATCTGGTGCTGTAACCCCACGAACCATAACGATAAAGATTCTGCTCGAAGCACTAGGTGAGAATGTGGAAGATTGGTTTGGGTCATTCAATGTGAATGCTGAAAACCGATTTTCAATTGAAACATTTAAAAACATGCTGCTAATAAGCGCATCCGAGCAAGAACAAAAAAATGCCTTAACACCAGCCTGGATTTCCGGAATTATTTATTTGCTAATTGGGATAATAGAAATCGGTGTAAATGTCCACATCGAGAGTCAAGGAAGTTCAATACCTCTCCTTGCGGTAGCTGTATTGGTTAAGGTGATTATCATTGTTTCCTTTTTTCTATTCACCAGAGGATTTCTTTCACTTAGTATTTTGTTTGAAAATCAATTACTCAAAATTGCCTCTTACATTTCTATAGCGACAATTACATTTATTTATTCCGCAGAAATCATAATCACACTAACGTCTCCTAATTATCTGGATATAATTGATACTATGGGCGCTTTTTCAGTGGTTCCTTTTGGCGCTATTGGTATCATTCTTGGGATGGGACTAATCAGACTTCAAGACGGGATGGGCCGTATTGCAAAAGTGGCCGGAAGGCTTGAAATAGCTTACGGCATAGCTTATATGACCCTCATATTTTCCTTTATTGGTTTGGTCCTTCTTCCTGCGGTACTTATTGTAGAGATAGTTCTACTTTCCAAGGCAGATCAGTTAGTACGAAAAGAGGAAATTTGA
- a CDS encoding type II CAAX endopeptidase family protein: MTYKNVKIILISFGVPILFSLLLWMVALTSISPLFLNQNERFTYGVVGSLSALAVIFMFLKVDKKTWGNYHLKVEKRTPIRFLKGAVIGVVLCTALFLLQAWYSGLEISLAKVDLGQFALMSLSLIPLAFMEELAFRSYPFFKLNESYGVWTAQITMSILFALYHYIGGWSLMASFIGPGIWSFAFGLMALKSKGIALPTGFHFGLNLSLAAIGNKYWIPTIWTIDFAGSPTDEMLKSNEYFGVAIQLLVFIALVAFTYIYRRKTHGKTQSN, from the coding sequence ATGACTTATAAGAATGTAAAAATCATTTTAATCTCATTCGGAGTTCCAATACTATTCTCCTTGCTTTTATGGATGGTAGCTTTGACAAGTATAAGTCCTTTGTTCTTAAATCAGAATGAGAGGTTTACTTATGGTGTTGTTGGCTCGCTCTCGGCATTGGCAGTTATATTCATGTTCTTAAAAGTAGATAAAAAAACATGGGGTAATTATCATTTAAAAGTTGAGAAACGTACGCCGATCAGATTTCTGAAAGGAGCTGTCATTGGAGTCGTTTTGTGTACTGCATTATTCCTATTGCAGGCATGGTATAGTGGGTTGGAAATCAGCCTAGCCAAAGTTGACTTAGGACAGTTTGCATTGATGTCTTTATCATTAATACCATTAGCCTTCATGGAGGAGCTGGCATTCAGATCCTATCCATTTTTTAAATTAAATGAATCTTATGGAGTATGGACAGCCCAAATCACAATGTCTATACTTTTTGCTCTCTACCACTACATTGGTGGATGGTCATTAATGGCATCATTTATAGGGCCTGGAATCTGGAGTTTTGCATTCGGTTTGATGGCATTGAAGTCAAAAGGCATTGCTCTTCCTACTGGCTTTCATTTTGGGTTAAACTTGTCACTTGCAGCTATAGGCAACAAATATTGGATTCCTACAATATGGACTATCGACTTTGCGGGCTCGCCTACTGATGAAATGTTAAAATCAAATGAGTATTTTGGGGTAGCAATACAGCTTCTAGTTTTTATCGCATTGGTGGCTTTTACTTATATCTATAGAAGGAAAACTCATGGGAAAACTCAATCCAATTAA
- a CDS encoding N-acetyltransferase family protein, translating to MRHFRKGLKIAQIQSILKSIIQVDNVFFEMIRSAEPKDSSEIVEIYNHFILHTHATFELEPITANEMTLRIEKVQQEFLLPWIVLEIEGQVVGYAYATQWKARQAYSKTTETSVYLHKDQGGKGYGKMLYSHLLEQLKRLGFHAIIGGMSLPNAPSQVLHENLGFKKIAEFKEVGYKFDRWIDVGYWELILD from the coding sequence ATGCGACACTTCAGAAAAGGTTTGAAAATCGCTCAAATTCAATCAATTTTAAAAAGTATAATTCAAGTAGATAATGTCTTCTTTGAAATGATCCGATCTGCAGAACCAAAAGATTCCAGTGAAATTGTAGAAATCTACAATCACTTCATCCTACACACTCATGCTACCTTCGAGCTGGAGCCTATCACAGCCAATGAGATGACTTTGAGAATAGAAAAAGTCCAACAGGAATTTTTGCTTCCATGGATTGTATTAGAGATCGAAGGCCAGGTTGTTGGTTATGCATATGCAACACAATGGAAAGCAAGACAGGCATATTCAAAAACCACCGAAACCTCAGTCTATCTTCATAAGGATCAAGGAGGAAAAGGGTACGGAAAGATGCTTTATTCACACCTACTAGAACAGCTTAAAAGACTCGGCTTTCATGCCATCATTGGCGGCATGTCATTGCCCAATGCACCCAGTCAGGTCTTGCATGAAAATCTGGGGTTTAAAAAAATTGCTGAATTCAAAGAAGTAGGCTACAAGTTCGATCGATGGATAGATGTAGGCTATTGGGAACTGATCCTTGATTAG
- a CDS encoding polysaccharide deacetylase family protein, protein MKTTLFTILICFLGYCEAQNRRMCVTVDDLPAVHYGLNNRAEITDGLLATFIKYEVPAIGYVNEGKLYKDGVLDQQRVAYLEQWLKSGLELGNHSFSHMNYHKNSLEAFGEDILKGEQIIKPLSEKYQRKVQYFRHPYLRSGATKETSNSLKEFLQSNGYIEAPVTIDNEEYLFAKAYAVAIRKGDKEQALKVAESYLEYMTLQQEYYEKASNDLLGRNMDHILLIHANLLNAHYLDELLDIYKEKGYEFISQEAALKYPAYQLEVTIFDDWGISWIHRWGMSKGLKGDFFKGEAVTPEFIKEPQQ, encoded by the coding sequence ATGAAGACAACACTATTCACAATTCTTATCTGTTTTCTTGGATACTGCGAAGCTCAAAATAGACGAATGTGTGTCACCGTCGATGATCTTCCGGCCGTTCATTACGGGCTAAATAATCGAGCGGAAATCACAGATGGATTACTTGCGACTTTTATCAAGTATGAAGTTCCTGCGATAGGATATGTGAACGAGGGTAAACTATACAAAGATGGAGTGCTGGATCAGCAAAGAGTGGCATATCTAGAGCAGTGGCTCAAATCTGGACTCGAGCTTGGGAATCACTCGTTTTCTCATATGAACTACCATAAAAATAGCCTGGAAGCATTTGGAGAGGACATTTTGAAAGGGGAGCAAATTATAAAGCCGCTATCGGAAAAGTATCAAAGGAAAGTGCAGTATTTCCGTCATCCGTATCTTAGAAGTGGTGCGACGAAAGAGACCAGCAACTCGCTAAAAGAGTTTCTTCAATCAAATGGCTATATCGAAGCGCCGGTCACTATTGACAATGAAGAATATTTATTTGCAAAAGCCTATGCAGTAGCAATCAGAAAAGGAGATAAAGAGCAAGCGCTGAAGGTAGCAGAATCGTATTTGGAATACATGACTCTTCAGCAGGAATATTATGAAAAGGCATCCAATGATCTACTGGGAAGAAATATGGATCATATCCTACTTATCCACGCCAACCTGTTGAATGCGCATTATTTAGATGAATTACTAGATATATATAAAGAGAAAGGTTATGAATTCATTTCTCAGGAAGCAGCCCTAAAGTATCCAGCCTATCAGTTAGAGGTTACAATATTTGACGACTGGGGTATTTCATGGATTCATCGGTGGGGAATGAGTAAAGGTCTAAAAGGTGATTTTTTCAAAGGAGAGGCGGTGACTCCAGAGTTTATCAAAGAACCGCAACAATAA